The window TGTGCACGAGGAGGTCCAATTCGTACAGCGAGAGGTCGAACAAAACTCGAACGCGCTCGACGTAGCGGGCGAGGCTTGGGGTGATCCGCTGTTCGACAGGAACGCTGCCGTCACCGAACAATCTGACGGCGCGGATTTCATCGCCAATGCCGAACAGTTTGTAACTTCGATGTGGAACGACGTATCGCTGAACGATTCGTTTTTCCGGAAAGTCGTACGCATCGGCGAAATGAACCGAAAACTCGTGTCCGCTCGGTTCGAACTCGTACCGAGGTTTGACGATAGTAGGCGGCGGGAGCGTGACGTCCGGCGCTCGTGCGTACTGGTACTCCGGAACGAGGACGTTACCACGTCGAAGCGTCCGATAGCAGGTGAGTCGGTCGGCCGTTGCGGACGCCCCGCTGTAACTGTTTACCGTCGGTATTCCGGCTTCGTGAGCGCGTTTCAAGTCCGAGAGGGCGGCCGGATGCCAATGCGCCATGTGATAGAAGTCGAGTTCGAGTTCGTCCAGATCCCAGTGTTCGGTACGGGGGTCCATCAGGACGAGCGTGGCCCACGTTCGAAGTCGGTCGAGTAATTCGAGTTTGACGGCGTTCCCACCGGTGTGCCAATAGGAAACGCCGATTCTCGGTCGGTCAGTAGGAGACGCCATTACACACAGTAGGCGAGTTGCGTATCTATGCGTTGCTCCGGTTATCGGATTCGAGGGTTCGAACCA of the Haladaptatus caseinilyticus genome contains:
- a CDS encoding ATP-grasp domain-containing protein; this translates as MASPTDRPRIGVSYWHTGGNAVKLELLDRLRTWATLVLMDPRTEHWDLDELELDFYHMAHWHPAALSDLKRAHEAGIPTVNSYSGASATADRLTCYRTLRRGNVLVPEYQYARAPDVTLPPPTIVKPRYEFEPSGHEFSVHFADAYDFPEKRIVQRYVVPHRSYKLFGIGDEIRAVRLFGDGSVPVEQRITPSLARYVERVRVLFDLSLYELDLLVHKSIYVIDVNPAVNLDGVLGGAALYEELIRRKIDDE